The Penicillium oxalicum strain HP7-1 chromosome IV, whole genome shotgun sequence genome contains a region encoding:
- a CDS encoding putative choline-phosphate cytidylyltransferase — MTTSTSPSGKRKRSGSHLPAATAAVAAPPTPAELQPSSRDASSEDGDESAGPAGAAIARHKKQNSINHTITESVPPSKRARKSSSDANGTDIHREDPGEPSETTVASSDVETRPRSRPGLHIDLPNGREEEEEEEEEEEHARTMLPPQRGGLQDPVGYKTNPPPEGRAVRVYADGVFDLFHLGHMRQLEQAKKAFPDVYLIVGVTGDEETHKRKGLTVLSGAERAETIRHCKWVDEVIPNCPWIVTPDFLSEHQIDYVAHDDLPYEAAEGDDIYAPIKAQGKFLVTQRTEGVSTTGIITRIVRDYDQYISRQFKRGASRQELNVSWLKKNELEIKRHVAEIRDNIRINWTMTGQELGRELRQIWQNSRPGSPAPTARNSVDYGSARGPLASPTGGNKSHLSRVEALNRPDSPSVGRNEDFATGYSLGLIGGVRAWMARSRLSLETPSHPHSPTDEDESEQNGFDENETRGRKATMAE; from the exons ATGACAACTTCCACATCGCCCTCCGGTAAGCGCAAACGCAGCGGCTCGCATTTACCGGCAGCGACGGCCGCAGTGGCAGCACCACCAACCCCGGCGGAGCTTCAGCCATCTTCGCGCGACGCGTCCAGTGAAGACGGTGACGAATCCGCCGGACCAGCCGGTGCCGCCATTGCCCGACACAAGAAACAAAACAGCATCAACCACACCATCACCGAGTCGGTTCCGCCATCTAAACGCGCCCGCAAGAGCTCCAGCGATGCCAATGGGACCGACATTCACCGTGAAGACCCCGGTGAACCGTCCGAGACCACCGTCGCCAGCAGTGATGTGGAGACGCGGCCTCGGAGTCGTCCCGGTTTGCACATCGATCTACCCAATGgccgggaggaggaggaagaagaagaagaagaagaagagcacgCTCGGACAATGCTGCCACCGCAGCGTGGAGGGTTACAAGATCCGGTCGGTTATAAGACAAACCCACCGCCGGAAGGTCGGGCGGTGCGAGTGTATGCGGACGGAGTCTTTGATTTGTTCCATCTTGG CCACATGAGACAGCTTGAGCAGGCGAAAAAGGCATTCCCCGACGTGTACCTGATTGTCGGCGTGACTGGCGATGAAGAGACACACAAGCGCAAGGGATTGACCGTCCTGAGTGGTGCTGAGCGCGCTGAGACTATTCGGCATTGCAAATGGGTCGACGAGGTGATTCCCAATTGTCCGTGGATTGTGACCCCGGATTTCCTCTCCGAGCATCAGATCGACTACGTCGCGCACGATGATCTGCCCTACGAGGCTGCCGAGGGCGATGACATTTACGCCCCCATCAAGGCACAGGGCAAGTTTCTGGTCACCCAACGGACAGAGGGTGTGAGCACAACTGGCATCATCACTCG CATCGTTCGTGACTACGACCAGTATATTTCCCGACAATTCAAGCGCGGTGCGTCGCGCCAAGAGCTGAACGTTTCgtggttgaagaagaacgagcTCGAGATCAAGCGTCACGTTGCTGAGATCCGAGACAACATCCGAATCAACTGGACCATGACCGGCCAGGAGCTCGGTCGCGAATTGCGTCAAATCTGGCAGAACAGCCGACCTGGGAGTCCCGCGCCTACTGCGCGCAACAGTGTTGATTACGGCAGTGCTCGTGGGCCGCTGGCCAGCCCAACGGGTGGAAACAAGAGTCATCTGTCTCGGGTTGAGGCGCTCAATCGACCCGACAGCCCTAGCGTGGGCCGTAATGAGGACTTTGCGACAGGTTATAGTTTGGGGTTGATTGGTGGCGTGAGAGCTTGG ATGGCTCGCAGCCGCCTCTCCTTAGAGACTCCCAGCCACCCCCACTCACCTACAGATGAGGATGAGTCGGAGCAGAATGGGTTCGACGAGAATGAAACCCGAGGTCGCAAGGCCACGATGGCCGAGTAG